Proteins from one Fuerstiella sp. genomic window:
- the trkA gene encoding Trk system potassium transporter TrkA has protein sequence MNVVVLGAGTVGQSLAELLCGRGLNVCVVDEQVDVLRRVEERFDVQTVCGSAFDAATLFQAGVLTADLCLAVTSRDEVNLLSASVARNMGASRSVARVFNPILRDNSTFDYQRHFSVDRLISLEHLTALELARHIRSTSVVTVENFMRGGVEVVGIIVGPGAEAIGIPLIDLKLPRGVRVGVISRKQTSFIAGATDAVEVDDHVTLIGSHDELQNVTAMFEGRTSTRPRVVIAGGGETGLNLARILEPTRCQTTVLESDQTRCELIAERLPKCTVLLADVRNRADLEEARVGSADVFVACTGHDEENIVCGAEAKELGCPRLLTIVRSPDYANVLERLGVDVAVSPRQAMARQIVGLIASGPVTERSPVAGDTADIWEIEIRPHVAATRAPLRELPLTGCLVAAIEREEHVKVPGASDQLQTGDNVVLLVHRAVETKIMSLFGVEGSM, from the coding sequence ATGAATGTGGTGGTCCTGGGGGCAGGAACGGTTGGCCAGTCGCTGGCAGAATTGTTGTGCGGCCGGGGACTCAACGTGTGCGTCGTTGACGAACAGGTGGATGTTCTGCGTCGAGTGGAAGAACGTTTCGATGTGCAGACCGTCTGCGGATCAGCTTTTGACGCGGCCACACTTTTTCAGGCCGGCGTACTGACTGCCGACCTGTGTCTGGCTGTGACAAGCCGGGATGAAGTCAATTTGCTGAGTGCCAGTGTGGCCCGGAACATGGGAGCGTCCCGCAGTGTCGCCCGAGTGTTCAACCCGATTCTCAGAGACAACAGTACGTTTGATTATCAGAGACATTTTTCGGTCGATCGACTGATCAGCCTTGAACATCTGACCGCACTTGAACTCGCCAGACACATTCGAAGTACGTCTGTGGTGACCGTCGAGAATTTCATGCGAGGGGGCGTGGAAGTTGTGGGAATCATCGTGGGCCCTGGCGCTGAAGCTATCGGGATTCCTCTGATCGACCTGAAACTGCCACGCGGCGTACGCGTTGGCGTGATCAGCAGAAAGCAGACATCTTTCATTGCCGGAGCGACTGATGCCGTTGAAGTGGATGACCATGTGACCCTGATCGGCAGCCATGACGAACTGCAAAACGTCACAGCCATGTTCGAAGGACGTACATCAACTCGTCCCCGTGTAGTGATCGCCGGCGGAGGAGAAACAGGACTCAATCTTGCCCGGATTCTGGAACCCACCCGATGTCAGACAACCGTACTGGAATCCGACCAAACGCGATGCGAACTCATTGCAGAAAGATTACCAAAATGCACTGTACTGCTTGCCGATGTAAGAAATCGTGCGGACCTGGAGGAAGCCCGGGTGGGCAGCGCTGATGTTTTTGTGGCCTGCACCGGCCATGACGAAGAAAATATTGTATGCGGCGCTGAGGCCAAGGAACTCGGCTGCCCGCGTTTGCTCACGATTGTACGCAGCCCCGACTACGCCAATGTGCTGGAGCGACTGGGTGTGGACGTAGCCGTCAGTCCACGGCAGGCCATGGCACGACAAATCGTCGGGTTGATCGCCAGTGGACCGGTCACAGAACGCTCACCGGTAGCCGGAGATACGGCCGATATCTGGGAGATTGAAATCCGCCCTCATGTCGCAGCAACCCGGGCACCACTGCGGGAACTGCCTCTGACCGGATGTCTGGTCGCCGCGATCGAACGTGAAGAGCACGTGAAGGTTCCCGGAGCCAGTGATCAGCTCCAGACCGGTGACAATGTCGTACTGTTGGTCCATCGCGCCGTGGAAACAAAGATAATGTCGTTATTTGGCGTGGAGGGATCCATGTGA
- the metH gene encoding methionine synthase: protein MNTRPDICELLDQRILVIDGSMGALIMSQEPDEAFYRGERFRNHHIDVRNATDLLVLTQPQRITEIHQEYLDVGADIIETDTFNANVISLEEFELSHLTREINRVGAELARSVADRTTAANPGKPRYVAGSIGPTKVQLSMNADEPGTRPFTFDRMVDSYAEQIRGLMEGGVDLLLPETSFDTLNLKACLFAISGVFEELGREVPVMISGTVFAGGVTLLGQTVEAFYTSIEHFPSLSVGLNCALGPKEIKPYLETLSGMATRYVTCYPNAGMPDGMGGFDSNPAEVASMMHSVAKAGHVNVVGGCCGNTPEYIHRITEAVDGIAPRRIPQGNGWSTYSGFDCLTLRPETNFLNVGERTNVTGSRKFARLIREEKYDEAISIARNQVEGGANVIDVNMDEGLLDGPRCMQKFLWLLHDENIRVPIMIDSSDWDVIVSGLKCVHGKSIVNSISLKEGQEKFLEQARTVRRYGAAAIVMAFDETGQATTCDDKVRICRRAYRLLTEEAGFPPEDIIFDPNILTVGTGMEEHANYAVEFIEAVRQIKKECPGAKTSGGVSNISFSFRGNNIVREAMNAAFLYHAVDAGLDMGIVNPTQLEVYDEINPKLLVYVEDVLLNRCPDATERLIEYAETVKEKAAGITKTQEWRNGTVEERLRHALLKGITDFIEQDTEEARLSYCRPLDIIQGPLMDGMNVVGELFGAGKMFLPQVVKSARVMKKSVAWLEPFMEAEKVAGDDRSRFNDDELFIGTRDEAVAIVQAAGLKTETADSTGSSRGTFLIATVKGDVHDIGKNIVAVVLRCNNFRVIDLGVMVPCETILEEAKKCNADIIGLSGLITPSLGEMIVVARTMQEQGWNVPLLIGGATTSAKHTAVRIAPVYDHPIVHVGDASLSVGVVEALLDSDSRPAFVQQNLDSQDRARAAFGQRQQATLIPYKTALKQRFTPDWNPADLPQPSFTGTRLTGSLSLTELVPFIDWSPFFSSWQLVGKYPQIFDDDIIGEEAQKLFNDAQQLLRQLLQNRSLQAQAVYGFWPANSSGDDIVLWTDCSRSEKLMEFPMLRQQWERKGQNVFRCLSDYVAPLNEAVSYPDYIGGFALTAGHGCDELAGEFESAGDDYQSIMVKALADRLAEAFAEYLHQRVRREWGYETSEDLSREQLIKEEYQGIRPAFGYPSCPDHLPKRRLWELLDVESSVGIKLTSSCAMWPAASVCGLYFSHPRSRYFSVDRITKDQIEDYARRMQMTVKDTERWLAPNLGYDPA, encoded by the coding sequence ATGAATACCAGACCCGACATTTGTGAACTGCTGGACCAGCGGATCCTTGTCATCGACGGGTCAATGGGTGCGTTGATCATGTCACAAGAACCGGATGAAGCATTTTATCGGGGAGAGCGGTTCAGGAATCACCACATCGACGTGAGAAATGCCACGGACCTGCTGGTACTGACTCAGCCACAGCGGATTACCGAAATCCATCAGGAGTACCTCGATGTCGGAGCCGACATCATTGAAACCGACACATTTAACGCCAATGTCATCTCACTGGAAGAATTTGAGCTCTCACATCTGACTCGCGAAATCAACAGGGTCGGAGCTGAACTGGCCCGATCCGTGGCCGACAGAACGACCGCGGCCAATCCGGGCAAGCCACGATATGTGGCCGGCAGTATTGGACCGACTAAAGTTCAGCTGTCTATGAATGCTGACGAGCCGGGCACCCGACCGTTCACTTTTGACCGGATGGTCGATTCCTATGCGGAACAGATTCGCGGACTGATGGAGGGCGGTGTTGACCTGTTGTTGCCTGAAACCAGCTTCGACACTCTCAATCTAAAAGCGTGTCTGTTTGCAATTTCCGGAGTGTTCGAAGAACTGGGCCGCGAAGTCCCCGTGATGATCTCCGGAACTGTCTTTGCAGGTGGTGTCACACTCCTTGGCCAGACGGTGGAAGCTTTTTATACCTCCATTGAACACTTCCCGTCGCTGAGCGTCGGACTCAACTGTGCCCTGGGGCCTAAGGAAATCAAACCCTATCTTGAAACACTGTCCGGAATGGCAACCCGCTACGTCACGTGTTACCCGAATGCCGGTATGCCGGACGGTATGGGAGGTTTCGACAGTAATCCTGCTGAAGTTGCATCAATGATGCACAGTGTTGCCAAAGCGGGCCACGTGAACGTGGTTGGCGGCTGTTGCGGAAATACGCCCGAATATATCCACCGGATCACCGAAGCAGTAGACGGGATTGCCCCCCGCAGAATTCCTCAGGGTAACGGGTGGTCCACCTATTCCGGATTCGACTGTCTGACACTGCGTCCGGAAACAAACTTCCTAAACGTCGGCGAACGCACCAACGTCACGGGATCACGAAAATTTGCCCGGCTGATTCGTGAAGAAAAATACGACGAAGCCATCAGCATTGCCCGAAATCAGGTGGAAGGCGGCGCCAATGTCATTGACGTCAATATGGACGAAGGATTGCTGGACGGTCCGCGCTGTATGCAGAAGTTCCTGTGGCTTCTTCATGATGAAAATATCCGCGTGCCGATCATGATCGACAGTTCCGACTGGGACGTCATTGTCTCGGGACTCAAATGCGTTCACGGAAAGAGCATTGTCAACAGCATCAGCCTGAAGGAAGGGCAGGAAAAATTTCTTGAACAGGCTCGCACCGTTCGTCGCTACGGAGCGGCGGCGATTGTGATGGCTTTCGACGAAACCGGACAGGCCACCACCTGCGACGATAAAGTGCGGATCTGCCGGCGGGCCTATCGCCTGCTGACAGAGGAAGCGGGATTCCCACCGGAAGACATCATCTTCGACCCCAATATTCTGACTGTCGGAACCGGCATGGAAGAACATGCCAACTACGCAGTGGAATTCATAGAAGCCGTGCGTCAGATCAAAAAGGAATGTCCAGGAGCGAAAACATCGGGCGGTGTGAGCAACATCAGTTTTAGCTTTCGGGGAAACAATATTGTCCGTGAAGCCATGAACGCAGCGTTCCTGTATCACGCGGTCGATGCCGGTCTTGATATGGGAATCGTCAATCCAACTCAGCTGGAAGTCTACGATGAAATTAATCCAAAACTGCTGGTCTACGTCGAAGATGTGCTGCTCAATCGCTGTCCCGATGCCACCGAACGGCTGATTGAATACGCAGAAACCGTCAAAGAAAAAGCGGCAGGAATCACAAAGACTCAGGAGTGGCGAAACGGAACAGTCGAAGAGCGTCTGAGACATGCTCTGCTGAAAGGCATCACCGATTTCATCGAGCAAGATACAGAAGAGGCGCGTCTGAGTTACTGTCGTCCGCTGGACATCATCCAGGGACCGCTGATGGACGGAATGAACGTAGTGGGAGAGTTGTTCGGTGCAGGAAAAATGTTCCTTCCTCAGGTGGTAAAGTCCGCCCGTGTGATGAAGAAATCCGTCGCATGGCTTGAACCGTTCATGGAAGCCGAAAAAGTGGCCGGCGATGACCGCAGTCGGTTCAATGATGACGAACTGTTTATCGGTACGCGGGATGAAGCGGTTGCAATTGTCCAAGCCGCCGGGCTGAAAACGGAAACTGCTGACTCCACAGGCAGTAGTCGCGGGACGTTTCTGATCGCCACAGTGAAAGGAGACGTTCACGACATCGGCAAAAACATCGTCGCCGTGGTTCTGCGGTGCAATAACTTCAGGGTCATCGACCTGGGTGTGATGGTACCGTGTGAAACCATTCTGGAAGAGGCAAAAAAATGTAACGCCGACATCATTGGACTCAGCGGTCTCATCACACCGTCACTGGGAGAAATGATCGTGGTGGCCCGTACGATGCAGGAACAGGGCTGGAACGTGCCGCTGCTGATTGGGGGGGCGACCACCAGCGCAAAACATACGGCGGTCAGAATCGCACCGGTCTATGATCATCCGATTGTGCATGTTGGTGATGCGTCTCTGTCTGTGGGGGTCGTGGAAGCCCTGTTGGATTCCGATTCCAGACCGGCGTTCGTACAGCAGAATCTGGATTCTCAGGACCGTGCTCGTGCCGCCTTTGGACAACGGCAGCAGGCCACCCTGATTCCGTACAAAACAGCTCTGAAACAACGATTTACTCCGGACTGGAATCCCGCTGATCTTCCACAGCCTTCCTTCACCGGAACCAGGCTCACTGGTTCTCTGTCACTGACCGAACTGGTGCCCTTTATCGACTGGTCACCTTTCTTTTCCTCCTGGCAGCTGGTTGGGAAATATCCTCAGATCTTCGACGACGACATCATTGGCGAAGAAGCCCAAAAACTGTTTAACGACGCTCAACAGCTACTCAGGCAGCTGTTGCAGAACAGGAGTCTCCAGGCGCAAGCTGTTTACGGGTTTTGGCCCGCCAACAGCAGCGGAGACGATATCGTTTTATGGACGGACTGTTCACGTTCAGAAAAACTGATGGAATTCCCCATGCTTCGGCAACAATGGGAACGCAAAGGGCAAAACGTTTTCCGTTGTCTGTCGGACTACGTTGCCCCACTGAATGAAGCCGTGTCCTACCCCGACTACATCGGCGGATTTGCTTTGACTGCCGGTCATGGATGTGATGAACTGGCCGGTGAGTTCGAATCCGCAGGAGACGATTATCAGTCAATTATGGTCAAAGCACTGGCTGACCGCCTCGCCGAGGCATTCGCTGAGTACCTGCATCAACGTGTGCGCCGGGAATGGGGATACGAAACGTCTGAAGATCTGTCGCGAGAACAGCTGATCAAGGAAGAATACCAGGGCATACGCCCGGCATTCGGATATCCGTCGTGTCCCGATCATTTGCCAAAACGTCGGTTGTGGGAATTGCTCGATGTGGAATCTTCTGTTGGTATTAAATTGACGAGTTCCTGTGCCATGTGGCCGGCCGCCTCCGTGTGTGGCCTGTATTTCTCGCATCCCCGGAGCCGTTATTTCAGTGTCGACCGCATTACAAAGGATCAGATCGAAGACTACGCACGTCGCATGCAGATGACCGTCAAAGACACCGAACGCTGGCTGGCCCCCAATTTGGGCTACGACCCTGCCTGA
- a CDS encoding flavin reductase family protein: protein MFCTPVNRDLQMDASAPEALKEKLTPILGRIPSGVFILVAGNEAGRQTGMLASWVQQASFEPPQVTVAVNKTRFLNEWLTAGAPITLNQVRKKDPALFRHFGKGFEPDVDAFDGIQSEDSDCGLPQLPDAMATLEGQVVSQMEAGDHVIYLITVTSGKAHEDPAAFDPFVHVRKNGFSY, encoded by the coding sequence ATGTTTTGCACTCCTGTTAATCGAGACCTGCAGATGGATGCTTCGGCCCCGGAAGCCCTCAAAGAGAAACTGACCCCGATCCTGGGACGAATACCCAGTGGTGTTTTTATTCTGGTCGCCGGAAACGAGGCCGGAAGACAGACCGGAATGCTGGCCAGCTGGGTTCAACAGGCATCATTTGAGCCTCCTCAGGTCACCGTTGCGGTAAATAAAACCCGATTTCTGAATGAATGGCTGACCGCCGGGGCACCAATTACGCTGAATCAGGTCCGGAAAAAAGACCCGGCGCTGTTTCGACATTTCGGCAAAGGTTTTGAACCTGATGTCGATGCCTTTGACGGAATCCAGTCTGAAGATTCGGACTGCGGACTGCCTCAGCTTCCTGACGCCATGGCAACACTGGAAGGACAGGTTGTCTCACAAATGGAAGCAGGGGATCACGTGATCTACCTGATCACGGTTACGTCCGGGAAAGCTCATGAAGATCCTGCAGCGTTTGACCCGTTTGTTCACGTCCGCAAAAACGGTTTCAGCTATTAG
- a CDS encoding DUF1501 domain-containing protein produces MLQLTGEKSRFCDGIDRRSFLNVGHLGLAGLYLPDVLSLRAACAAEQATDDRSVIFVELAGGPSQFETYDPKPNTPAEYRGEFGVVSTSTPDVLFSELMVEQAKLMDKLSIVRSVHHSSNSHDPSSHLAQTGYYKRGPKGGRSSADTMPCFGSVVAKVRGANVSGLPAYVAIPQVMRNGHASYLGKSYNPFETVADPNQPEFRIQNLAPASGLTDVRLGDRGGLLSALDRRRRMLDLQGSSTAIDRFRKQSLEMVTGPRARAAFNIKTESDTLRDKYGRHTTGQSLLMARRLVEAGVTCVTVRVTGWDDHGQLARGLKERAPAYDQGIAALVRDLYDRGIDRQVLVVAMGEFGRTPRYNQNAGRDHWGDVMSVLFAGGGLNPGIVGASNSKGELPTEAPYRPENVLAMIYRHLGIDPGLTFVDLAGRPRYVLEESGLITELI; encoded by the coding sequence ATGCTCCAACTCACCGGCGAGAAATCAAGGTTTTGCGACGGGATTGACCGAAGGAGTTTCCTGAATGTCGGCCACCTGGGTCTGGCCGGACTTTACCTGCCCGACGTACTGAGCCTGCGTGCTGCCTGCGCAGCGGAACAGGCGACCGACGACAGATCTGTCATTTTTGTGGAACTGGCGGGAGGTCCGTCACAGTTTGAAACTTACGATCCAAAACCAAATACCCCGGCTGAGTATCGTGGAGAATTTGGTGTTGTCTCAACGAGTACACCAGACGTGTTGTTTAGTGAATTGATGGTTGAACAGGCGAAATTGATGGACAAACTATCAATCGTTCGCTCTGTGCACCATTCGTCAAACAGTCATGACCCGTCGAGTCACCTGGCGCAGACAGGCTACTATAAACGAGGTCCAAAGGGTGGACGGTCTTCGGCAGACACGATGCCCTGTTTCGGATCCGTCGTCGCCAAAGTTCGTGGAGCCAACGTCAGCGGGCTGCCGGCCTATGTGGCGATTCCCCAGGTGATGCGCAACGGACACGCATCGTATCTGGGAAAATCCTATAATCCGTTCGAAACAGTGGCTGATCCAAATCAACCGGAGTTTCGTATTCAAAACCTGGCACCGGCGTCCGGCCTGACTGACGTCCGTCTTGGCGATCGTGGCGGATTGTTGTCGGCACTGGATCGTCGGCGGCGGATGTTGGACCTGCAGGGTTCGTCCACCGCAATTGACCGGTTCAGAAAACAGTCACTCGAAATGGTTACCGGTCCTCGGGCGCGAGCGGCGTTCAATATTAAGACCGAATCAGACACGCTGCGGGACAAATACGGAAGACATACTACGGGACAAAGTTTACTAATGGCCCGACGACTTGTGGAAGCCGGGGTCACCTGCGTCACCGTCAGAGTGACGGGATGGGACGACCATGGACAGCTGGCCCGCGGTCTGAAGGAACGAGCGCCCGCGTATGATCAGGGCATCGCCGCCCTGGTCCGTGATTTGTACGATCGTGGCATCGACAGACAGGTCCTGGTCGTTGCCATGGGTGAGTTTGGACGTACACCAAGATATAATCAGAACGCCGGCCGCGACCACTGGGGCGATGTGATGAGCGTGCTGTTTGCCGGTGGTGGTCTGAACCCCGGAATTGTTGGTGCCTCGAATTCCAAAGGTGAATTACCCACTGAAGCACCGTATCGCCCGGAAAATGTGCTTGCAATGATCTATCGCCACCTCGGGATTGATCCGGGCCTGACATTCGTCGATCTTGCCGGTCGCCCCCGGTATGTGCTCGAGGAAAGCGGCCTCATCACCGAACTGATCTGA
- a CDS encoding phosphoribosylanthranilate isomerase, whose translation MALIMWIKICGIRNFDDADTAAAAGANAIGFNFYQASPRYVSPDAARAIVNRVNGVEFVGVFVNDSARDVAKIVEDVRLTAVQFHGDETITEIQEFQQLCPQVPVIRAFRIGAGTESLKSQLQTFNGLPIPLNAALVDAWSAARYGGTGRTVNADLLESHRQWISRLILAGGLTPDNVVQAVSATRPWGVDTASGVEISPGVKSADLVRKFVSVCRQALPGSSDSLSDLSDTGT comes from the coding sequence ATGGCCTTAATTATGTGGATCAAAATCTGTGGAATCAGGAATTTTGACGATGCGGATACGGCTGCTGCGGCCGGTGCAAATGCGATCGGTTTCAATTTCTATCAGGCCTCACCACGATACGTGTCACCCGACGCTGCCAGGGCGATTGTAAACAGAGTGAACGGTGTCGAGTTTGTGGGAGTGTTTGTCAATGATTCGGCCCGAGATGTGGCAAAAATCGTTGAAGACGTGAGATTGACAGCTGTTCAGTTTCACGGTGACGAGACGATCACTGAAATTCAGGAGTTTCAACAACTTTGTCCGCAGGTTCCGGTCATACGGGCATTCCGAATCGGGGCCGGGACTGAGTCTCTGAAATCACAGCTGCAGACGTTCAACGGATTGCCGATTCCTCTGAACGCTGCTCTGGTCGACGCCTGGAGTGCTGCCCGTTACGGTGGCACAGGTCGGACTGTGAATGCAGATTTACTTGAGAGTCATCGGCAATGGATTTCGCGACTGATTCTCGCAGGAGGATTGACACCTGATAATGTCGTGCAGGCAGTGTCCGCCACCCGGCCGTGGGGAGTCGATACAGCCAGTGGTGTGGAAATTTCGCCCGGAGTCAAATCAGCGGACCTTGTCCGAAAGTTTGTGTCGGTCTGTCGGCAGGCGTTGCCTGGATCATCTGACAGCCTTTCGGATCTGTCGGACACCGGTACATGA